In one Terriglobales bacterium genomic region, the following are encoded:
- a CDS encoding Xaa-Pro peptidase family protein: MRRFLIALLFLSATLAAAMERQPNADYRARRQALAARTNGGVVVLFAPMENEGPNALYGFRQEDNFYYLSGLSAPDAALVISPAVEAKGDTPARPYTEILFLPARNMTQERWTGPKLGPDNAKAAEITGFDRVESLDKMREELARILPAPRVTIYTDVREAGARSPSTSGIEWLWRANAFPNYVSFADVKPLVHGLRLVKDAGEIELIRKATEASKAAHRAVLPNMKPGMTEQQISALMQYEFLKRGCERPAYAPIVGSGFNGTVLHYSQNSATLADGDLVVMDVGGEYSMYATDITRTLPANGKFTARQREIYEIVLGAQRAVEKAFEQGKSTLARAGGEHSFQKIAYDYINSNGKDKHGQPLGQYFIHGLGHSVGLNVHDPGYASGPIPKGMVFTVEPGIYIPEEKLGVRIEDMYYVDPDGKLVRLTEGLPRTVEEIESEMAKRD; the protein is encoded by the coding sequence GTGCGCAGGTTCCTGATCGCTCTGCTTTTTCTCTCCGCCACGCTGGCCGCGGCGATGGAGCGCCAGCCCAACGCCGACTATCGGGCGCGGCGGCAGGCGCTGGCCGCCAGGACCAACGGGGGCGTGGTGGTGCTCTTCGCTCCCATGGAAAACGAAGGGCCGAACGCCCTTTATGGCTTTCGCCAGGAGGACAACTTCTATTACCTGAGCGGGTTATCTGCGCCGGATGCGGCGCTGGTGATCTCACCCGCGGTGGAGGCCAAGGGCGATACGCCGGCGCGTCCCTATACGGAAATCCTTTTCCTGCCCGCACGCAACATGACGCAGGAGCGCTGGACCGGGCCGAAGCTCGGCCCGGACAATGCCAAGGCCGCCGAAATCACCGGCTTCGATCGCGTGGAATCGTTGGACAAGATGCGCGAGGAGCTGGCCCGCATCCTGCCCGCGCCTCGCGTCACGATTTACACGGACGTCCGTGAGGCCGGCGCGCGCTCGCCTTCCACCAGCGGCATCGAGTGGCTGTGGCGCGCGAACGCCTTTCCGAATTACGTGAGCTTTGCCGACGTCAAACCGCTGGTACACGGGTTGCGGCTGGTGAAAGACGCAGGCGAGATCGAGCTGATCCGCAAGGCTACCGAGGCCAGCAAGGCGGCCCACCGCGCCGTGCTGCCCAACATGAAGCCGGGGATGACCGAGCAGCAGATCTCGGCCCTGATGCAGTACGAATTCCTGAAGCGCGGCTGCGAGCGGCCAGCGTACGCGCCCATCGTCGGGTCGGGCTTCAACGGGACGGTGCTGCACTACTCGCAGAACTCGGCCACCCTCGCCGATGGCGACCTGGTGGTGATGGACGTGGGCGGCGAGTACTCCATGTACGCCACCGATATCACGCGCACCCTGCCGGCGAACGGGAAGTTCACCGCCCGCCAGCGCGAGATCTACGAGATCGTGCTGGGCGCGCAGCGGGCGGTGGAGAAGGCCTTCGAGCAGGGCAAATCCACGCTCGCACGTGCCGGCGGCGAGCACTCGTTCCAGAAAATCGCCTACGACTACATCAACTCCAACGGCAAGGACAAGCACGGCCAGCCGCTGGGCCAGTACTTTATCCACGGCCTGGGGCACTCGGTAGGGCTCAACGTGCACGACCCCGGGTACGCCAGCGGTCCCATCCCCAAGGGCATGGTCTTTACCGTGGAGCCCGGCATCTACATCCCGGAAGAAAAGCTGGGCGTGCGCATCGAGGACATGTACTACGTGGACCCGGACGGCAAGCTGGTACGCCTGACCGAGGGACTGCCGAGGACAGTGGAGGAGATTGAAAGCGAGATGGCCAAGAGGGATTGA